The Prochlorococcus sp. MIT 0801 genomic sequence CCAAATTGGTCTAACTAATTCAACAATTGCTGCAGCTCTCTCTAATTGGTTAGAATTTCCTTTTATTTCGAGTTGCAATCCTCTTAAAGCAAAAGCAGCGCCTGTAATGGTTTCTAATCTATGAAGTGTTGACTGACCAGATCCTGCTAAGGCAGTAGCAGCATCGGAATCAGGCAGATCTATACAAAAGCGACCTTCAGTGGTTGCTTCAGACATAAATTTTTTTGAAGTTATTGATACTCATCAAAACTTCTTATTCAGAAGTTTCGGATGCCGCTGCATCTTTTTTCTTTGCTGATCTTTCTTTTTCTTGTTTTTTCTTACCTAGGACTTCAGCTGGTCGGACTTTCTTTTCAAGGAGGCCTCCTTTTTCTAATAAAGTTCTTACGGCATCAGTGGGTTGAGCACCTTGTCCTAGTCGAGTTCTCAAAGCCTCTGTATCTAATCTGGTTTCTTTGGTTCTTGGATTGTAAAAGCCTAGTTCTTGCAGTGGGCGACCATCTCGCCTTGAAGTGCTATTACAGGCAACTAGACGAAAACTGGTTTCACGCTTTTTACCAAACCGCTTAAGGCGGAGCTTGATCATCTTCGATTTATTTGTAAGTGGATTGAACTCAAAAGTTCTTCATATTGATAATACTCCACGAATGATTAATTTAGCCTTTTGATATCTCTAAAGATCACCAAAACCTTTCTTTTTCTTAATTGGGCGCTGCCTTCGTGGCGCCAAACCGGGGCCTCCTTTTCCTTTTCTAGACTGATATGGATTAGCACCAGATGAAGGCATACTAGGGAGTCCACCCATTCCAGGCAGACCTCCCTCCATACCAGGGAGGCCTCCTCCAGTAGACATTTGTTTCATCAAGCCTCGCATCCTTTGAAAATCCGCGAGAACCTTATCAACGTCTGCTGGCTTATGTCCACTCCCACTTGCAACTCTTCTACGTCTTGATGGTTGCGCTGCCAACAATTCAGGTTTTTTCCTTTCCTCTGCTGACATTGAACCAATCATTGCCTCGATTTTTTTAAGTTGATCTTCTCCACTTTTAATCATTCCATCATCAATTTTATTCATCCCAGGAATCATTTTCAGCAGCCCCCCTAACGAGCCCATTCGCTTTATCATCCTCATCTGTTTTACGAAATCTGAAAAATCAAAAGTTGCTTCTTGAAGCTTCTTTTGCATAATTTCTGCATCAGCAATTTCAACTTCTTTCTGTGCTTTTTCGACAAGAGTTAATACATCGCCCATCCCTAAGATTCTGCTAGCCATCCTCTCGGGATAAAAAGGTTGCAATGCCTCAACCTTTTCTCCGGTACCTATAAATTTGATTGGTTTTCCACTGATTTTTCTAATAGAAAGAGCAGCTCCACCTCTCGAATCTCCATCTAGCTTCGTAAGTACAGCGCCTGTTATTCCTACTTTTTCATGAAAACTTCTGGTAATGTCTGCGGCCTCTTGACCAATCATTGAATCAACTACCAACAAAACTTCATCTGGTTGAACGGCCTCTTTAATTCGAACCATCTCTCC encodes the following:
- the rpsP gene encoding 30S ribosomal protein S16 — translated: MIKLRLKRFGKKRETSFRLVACNSTSRRDGRPLQELGFYNPRTKETRLDTEALRTRLGQGAQPTDAVRTLLEKGGLLEKKVRPAEVLGKKKQEKERSAKKKDAAASETSE
- the ffh gene encoding signal recognition particle protein; translation: MFEELTNQFEDAVKAFKGEAKISEENVDGALKQVRRALLDADVSLSVVKEFIDEVRVKAVGTEVVRGIDPGQKFIQVVHEELVNVMGGENDPLANSEEQPTVILMAGLQGAGKTTATAKLGLLLKEKNKKPLLVAADTYRPAAIDQLVTLGNQIDVEVFNLSSNLKPEEIAKKGLEKAKNEGFDTVLVDTAGRLQIDTDMMGEMVRIKEAVQPDEVLLVVDSMIGQEAADITRSFHEKVGITGAVLTKLDGDSRGGAALSIRKISGKPIKFIGTGEKVEALQPFYPERMASRILGMGDVLTLVEKAQKEVEIADAEIMQKKLQEATFDFSDFVKQMRMIKRMGSLGGLLKMIPGMNKIDDGMIKSGEDQLKKIEAMIGSMSAEERKKPELLAAQPSRRRRVASGSGHKPADVDKVLADFQRMRGLMKQMSTGGGLPGMEGGLPGMGGLPSMPSSGANPYQSRKGKGGPGLAPRRQRPIKKKKGFGDL